The stretch of DNA AGCGGCACCGGGAGCGAGGAGAAGGCGGCGGCCTACCGGGCGAAACTGGACGCGGAGTACCGGGCGTCGTACTTCGAGTGGGTCGACCGCTGTGTCGGGGCGAACGAGCGGACCGTCCAGGTGGCCGAACGCGAGGGCGACGTGGTCGGGTACGCCTTCGTCCTGCCGGAGTCGATGGCCCACGTCTGGGACGCCGCGGTGTTGAACGAGCTGTACGTCGACCCCGACGCCCGCGGGACCGGCGTCGCCGACGACCTGCTGGCGGCCGCGCTCTCGGTCGCCCGGGACCAGTCGCTCCCGCTCGACCGCCTGGTCCTCGACGTCGACCCCGACAACGAACGGGCGACGGCGTTCTACGACCGCTGGGGGTTCGAACCGTGGGGCGAGATGGTCGCCCGACCGCTCTGATCGCCCTCCCAAACACGTAAGAGGGCGGCGCGCCCGGCGAGAACTATGCCCACGGTACGCGATCTGCAGGCGATGGCGGGCGACGAGCGGATCACGATGCTGACGGCCTACGACGCGGTGACGGCCGGCATCGTCGAGTCGGCCGGCGTCGACGTCGTCCTCGTCGGGGACAGTATGGGTAACGCCGTCCTCGGCCACGACGACACGCTCCCGGTCACGGTCGACGAGATGGCCTCGCGGGTCGGGGCCGTCGCTCGCGGCACCGACGAGGCCCTGGTCGTCGCCGATATGCCGTTCCTCTCGTTCGGCGCGGACGAGGGCGAGAGCGTCAGGAACTGCGGGCGGATGCTCAAAGAGGAGGGAGCGAACGCCGTCAAGCTGGAGTCGGGACCGCACACGCTCGATCTCACGGAACGGCTGTCGGACCTGGGGATCCCGGTGATGGCACACCTCGGCCTGACGCCACAGAGCGTCAACCAGACGGGGTACACACAGCAGGCCAGCGACCGCGATGAGGCCGCCGAGATCCTCGACCTCGCACAGGCCCACGAGGAGGCGGGAGCGTTCGCGCTCGTCCTCGAGCACGTCCCGGCGAACCTCGCGGCACAGGTCACGGCGGCCATCGACATCCCGACCATCGGGATCGGTGCCGGCGGGGGGTGTGACGGGCAAGTGCTCGTGTTCACGGACGTCGTGGGACTCGCCGACTCCAGTCCGCCGTTCGCCGAGCAGTTCGGCGACGCGCGGGCGGAGATCGCCACCGCCGTCGAGGAGTACGTCGACGCCGTCGAGTCGGGGACCTTCCCGAGCGAGGAGCACGCGACCACGAGCGAGGAACTCGACGACCTCTACTGAGATCGGCCCTGCCGGTGCAGCCCGGCCGCTTTCCCCGCCGGAGACCGGACCGGGCGATATGGGAGACGACATCGACGAAGCACGTGTACACGGCGTCGAACTGGGCGACCTGGACAGCCGGCTCTCGGAGCACGACTACCCCGCGAGCGCCGAGGAGATCGTCGAGCGGTACGGCGACGCGGAGCTCGATCTCACCGACGAGACGACGACGCTGGAGTCGGTGCTCGGCCCCCACGAGTCGACCGGGCAGACCTACGACTCGGCGGAGGCGGTCCGTACGGCGATCTACAACCTGGTGGAGGAAGACGCCGTGGGCGAGAGCGGGTACAGCGACCGCGGCGGCACCGCACGTCCCGACGACGGCACCGAGTCGCTGTAGCCGGCGTTCCCGCGGGGTGTCCGGCGGCGACGGCCGGTCGGCGATAACCCCGGCCTATCGAGCATAGGGACGGTATTACCATTCGGCTCTCGCCGCGTCCGGTGACCATGGTTGCACTACCAACTCTCGGCGGAGCGGGGCGGTCACTCGCTGCCGGAATCGCACCGCTCCAGCTCGGTGGCGGGCTGATCGAACTCGCGGTCCTCTTTTTCGTCCTCGCGATCGTGGCGGCCGTGGTCGGTGCGCGCGGCGTCGCTGGCCTCAGTATGCGAATCGCCAAGTGGCTGGTGCTGGTCTTCCTCGTGCTCGCGGTCGTCTCGCTGCTCCTGTGAACCGGGCCGCCGGTCTCGGCCGTCGGGCCAGCGGCGACCGCGCCGTGAGCGGAGCGGCCCGGTTCCGAGTCGTCGCCGGTCGAACGGACGCCAGCGTTATCACGCTCGGGCGATCAATCACGTGTATGAGCAGCACGACGAGCGATCCGGATCCGGGCGGCACCGGTCTCGAAGTGACGGAGGCCGCGGCGTCGGAGGCACTGGACCTGCTGACCGGCGAGGGGATGGACACCGACGTGGCCGGCCTGCGACTGTTCGTCCAGCAGGGCGGCTGTGCCGGCCTCTCGTACGGGATGCGGTTCGAGCACGAGCCGGAAGAGGAAGACAACGTCTTCGAGCGGCACGATCTCCGGGTGTTCGTCGACGGGGCCAGCATCGACTACGTCGAGGGGTCGGTCCTCGACTACGAGGGCGGCTTGCAGGGGGCGGGGTTCCACGTCGAGAACCCCAACGTCGTCAGCGAGTGTGGCTGTGGCGAGTCGTTCCGGACCTGATGGGCGACCGGCCGACGCGGCGATCGGTGCTTCTGGGACTCGCGACGGTCAGCGCCGGCTGTGGCGGGTTCGGACGGGGGCCGTCCGCCACGACGACGCCGGCTCCGGTCCCGACGCCCGCGACGGCACGCTCGGAGACCGAGACGGGCGACCGCCGGGGCTTCGACGTCGCGGTCCGCAACGAGTCGTCGTACCGACGGACGGTCGTGGTGACCGCCGAGCGCGGCGACGGCGACGTGTTCGCGCGCGAGGCGACGATCCTGGCCGGTCGCGGCGTCCGGTTCGAGGACGTCGTGGCCGGTCGCCCGCCGACGAGCGACGCGGCCGACCGCGTGACGGTCGGAGTCGAGCGGCCCACCGGCGCGGAACTGGGCCGGCGGAGGGTCCAGACGACGGACACCGCACTCGTCGTCGCGACGCTGTTGCCGGACGCAGTCGAGTGGACGGCCGGCCCCTGAGAGCCGCGAGGGGCTACTCTTCGAGCTCGAACGCGACGGTCACTTCCGCCTGGTACTCCCGGCCCTCGACGCTCGCGATCTCGACGCCGAGTTCGTCGACTTCGACCCACTTGAGGTTGTCCAGCGTCCGCTCGGCGCGCTCGATGGCGTCGTCGGCGGCGGCGTCGAAGCTCTCCGAACTCGTTCCGATTAGGGTGATCTTCTTGAAGACCATCTCACCGTGAGACGACGCGCGGCCGACACATAAATCCACACCCGGGACGGCGGCGGGGCCGCCAGCGGCGGCTCACTGCGGCGGTTCGTCGACGCCGGCCGCCGGGACGACGTGGTCGGCGACGACCAAGATCGCGATCGCGAACAGGATGATTGCCGCCTCGAACAGGCTCGTGAGCAGCCCCAGACCGACGATGAGCGTGGTCGCGCAGGCGGGCGCGTGTCGGAGGTCGGTCCGGAGCATCGCGGCTGTGGTCAGGCCGACGGAGACGAACCCGGCACCGACCAGTCGCAACCCCGGAAGCGACAGGGCCGGCGGGATGTCGGTGACCGCCAGCCCCGGTGCCAGGGCGTGGTAGGCGAGCAAGCCGGCGAGGACGCCGAACAGGTGGCCCCCGACGGTTCGCTGCCACTTGCTCGTCGCCGCCGAGGGCGTCACCGCCAGGGCGTAGGCGGAGGGACCGAGGCTCGGGAACAGGAACGGTTCGCCGGTCGCCCAGGCCAGCACCACGAGCAGCGCGAGGAGGCTCAGCGTCCGACCGGTCGAGAGGGCGGCCTCGCTCGTCGTGGGCCGGCCTTCGAGCGGTTCGAAGAGGTTCATAACCCGGGTTGATCGGCCTGCGGGAAATGCACGGTGACTCGGGGGAGAGCCGAGGACACCCACAGTGGCCATCCACGGACGGACTTCGCTTGCAAGCATCAGTTTTATTCAGCGAATGAGGTACGTATCCGGTGTGCGACTCGTTCAGACGCGCGTAGCCGAGGAAGCGCGCGAGTCGGTCCTCGAGGAACTCGACGACGAGGACGTGGAGTACATCGTCGCGGACGAGGGCGGGGACAGCGACGCGATGATCGTCTACTTCCCGCTTCCCGACGGCGCGGTCGAGAAGGTGCTCGACCGCCGCGGCGGCGGTGATCCGGTGGGGGTACCTGGTCCCGCCGCGGCTGGCGATCGAGAACATCACGCAGGTGAACGCGTTCTCGATCCCGATCGTCCTCACGTTCGTCATCGCCGTCTTCGCCGGAGCGGCCGGGGCGCTGGCCCTCGCGACCGACCTCTCGGTCTCGCTTGCGGGGGTCGCGGTCGCCGCCGCCATCGTTCCCGCCGCGGCGGCCATCGGGCTCGGCATCGTCTGGGCGAAACCGGCGCTTGCCCTCGGCGCGATGGTCCTGCTCCTGATGAACGTGTTGCTGATCAACGTCTCGGCGTTCCTCGCGCTGACCGCCTTCGGCTACCGCTCGGAGTCGTCGACCCGGGTTCGGGACTCCCTCCGAGTGGACGGCCGGACGGTCGGCTACGGGGCACTCGCCGCCGTCGTCGCGGTCCTGCTCGTCGCGTCCGTCGCGAGCACGGTCCAGTACCTGTTCCTCGTCGAGACGGTGAACCACAACGCGAACGAGGTCTTCGACCGGGAGGAGTACCGGGACCTCGAACTCATCGACATCCAGACCGACTACAGCGGCCCGAGCGTGCTGGCGGGGCAGCGGGAACGAAGCGGTTCCGTCACGGTCGTCGTCGGGCGGCGGACGACCGCGGAGTACCCGCGACTCGCGCCGGTGCTCCGGGACCGGATCGCCGCGGACGTGGCGAGGGCGGTGACCGTCCGCGTCCGGTTCGTGGAGTACCAGGTGGCGACGCCGAACTCGCTCGGCGGTGCCGGTGTCGCTTCGACGGTCGGGACGGCGCGAGCGTGAGCGCAGTGGCGGGCGAGTCAGTGGCTTCGGTCGTCGAGCCAGCCTTCGAGGTGGCCGACGACGTCCGAGAGGTGAGCGGTGCCCCACACCGCGACGACGACGGCACCGACCGTGTCGAACACCAGATCCATCATCGTGTCCTCGAGGCCGTACTGCGTGAGGACGGCCTCGCCGCCGAAGCTGTCGGCCGCCAGTCCGATGGCGAACTCGATGACCTCCCAGAGCACGCCGAAGGCGAGCACGAACAGGAGGATGAACACGAAGACGAACCGCGACGGGAAGTGGACCGCGTCCGAGTGCCGATCCAGCGCCCGGACGGTCGTGTACCCGACCGCGGCGACGAGCGACGACGAGAGCGCGTGCGTGACGCTGTCCCACCACGGGATGCCGGCGTAGAAGTTGGCTTCGGCCCCGGGGAGTCCGAGGACGCCGAGCGCGTGGAGGAAGACGGCCGTCGTGATCCACAGCGTCAGCGCGGGATCGAGCGCGATCCCGTAGTCGCGTTCGAGCAGGGGCGGGAGCTGCGTGACCGCGAGCCCGACGGCGGTGTTGACGATCACACCGGTGTCGCCGGTCCAGACGCCGATTGCGAATATCCCGACCATCGTCAGCGTCATCGCGCGGGTGGCCTGGCGCTGCCGTCGGTGGCCGATCCCGAGGTAGTCACGGACTCTCACTGCTGGGCGTCACCTCCCGCGGGATCCGCTCGGGGCCGATCTGTCGACGCACGTAGACGGCGAAGACGACGCCGGCTCCGACGCCGGCGATCGTCGAGGCGACGAACTCCCACATCACCGCCTCCTCGATGGCGTGTTCCGTGAGCGCGGGGTCGAGCAGGAACGTCGTCCCGAGCGTCAGGTCCGCTACCCAGCGGACGACCGCCCAGACGCCCGCGGTCGCCATCGTCGTGACGGCGACGAACACGACCGCGAACCGGGACGACATCCGAACGGGGGTGAAGACGTGGAGTTCGACGGCGACGATGAGCGCGATGGCCGCCACCGAGAGATACGTCGCGAGGTTCCCGGTGACCGGGACCGTGGACAGCAGGCGGCCGACGACCGGGAGCGCCGCGAGCAACAGCATCTCCCAGGGGAGCATCGCGTATCGGTTCCGAAGCAGTACTGGCGGGAGCAGGGCCAGCGCGGCGACCGTCGCAGCGAACGCGGCCCACAACAACTGCCCGTCGAGGACAGCTCCCGCGACGACCGACAGGAGGAGTGCGACCAGCCCCCACCCAAGCGTCGCGTTCGTCCGCTTCTCGCGGAGCAACGCAGTCACATCCCGACTCATATCCCCGTGGAACGGGGCGAAGTGGAAAACAGTATCGGCGGATCAGAGCAGGCCGTACGCCACCGCGTAGGCGACTGCCGCCAGCGTGACGGCGGTCAGGCCGGTGACCAGCGCACGGAGGCGCGTGTCGTCGCCGGAGAGCGGCCGAACCGGTGCGCCGACGACCCCGACCGCGAGGACGCTGAACACGAAGTGCGCCGAGTCCGCGAGCGTCGGGGCCGGGAGCGCGAGCGCGGCCGCGGCGTAGCCGGCTCCCAGCGACGCCCGCGGCGAGACCAGCTCGCGGAGTCGGTGGCCCGACAGCCGGACGTAGGCTCTGACGGCCAGCCAGACGACGCCGAGTTCGAGCGCGAACGCCGCCAGCAGGTGGCCGGTCGGGTCGGGGTACAGCAGGACCCGCTCGGTCACCAGCGCCACGTCCAGCGGGTACAGCAGCGGCGGCGGCGACCCGGTGAACAGGTCCCCGAACGGGTGCGAGAGCAGTCCGACGAGCGCGACCCCGAACGTCGCGGCCGCTCCGACGTCGCACCGTCTCGCGACGGCGGCCACGGCCAGTCCGGCGAGGGCGTACACGAGGACGACGACGCCACCGACGGCACCGCTGCCGACCGCGCCGACGGCGACGAGCGCGGCCACGAGCGCTGCCGAGGCCGCCCGTGCCGACCGCCGTTCGGTGGCCCAGAGGCCGACGGCGACGGCGAGGACGGTCCCCATCGCGAGCGAGTGGGTCGGGCCGCGGTGGATGACGTTGGCCGTCGCCCAGAACGCGTCCGGCCCCAGCGTCTGGACCGAGCGCAACGCGAGGCCGACCGGCGCGTACACCACGTCCACGTCGGGGACGGCGGCGAACAGGCCGGCGACGGCACCGAGCCGGAGCGACCGCTCGGGGGACCGGCCGAGCCGCCGTGCCGCCGTCGCGACGACGGCGAACGCAAGCAGTGCGTGCCCGACGAACATACCGGTCGTTCGGCGGCAGACGACATAAGTTCCGCGTGGCAACGGGTGACGGTCCCGCGGGGCGGCGTCACTCGCTCGAATCGACCTTCGTCCAGCGTTTCTCGATGTCGGCGTTGGCCCGGACCACCGTGTCGCCGTCGACGTCGAAACGGGTCTTGCGGAGTTCGATGGCAGCCACCTCGCCGGTCGTGTCGCCGGCGGTGATCGTGTCTCCGGGGTTGAAATCCGGATCTCGGAGGAGGTAGACGCCCGCGACGGCGTCGGCGATCATCCCCGAGAGCGCGTAGGAGACCCCCAGCGCCAGGAACCCGGTCGCGGTGCCGAGCGACGCGGCGACGAGCGTCAGACCGACGATGGAGAGAAAGGAGAGGCCGACGGCGAACCAGAGGAAGACGAGCACGAGCGCGGCGACGAACTGCCGGTAGACGGGGGCCTCCCCCGGGAAGAGGCGGCGAAGCGCGAACCGGACGACCACCATCACGAGTCTGATGGCGATCGCGGCGATGATCAGGAAGACGAGTCCCGAGAGCAGGTCCGGGAGGACCGCGCTCGCGTCTCGCAGCAGTTCGTCGAGCGCGTCCGTGACGGCGTTCTGGAGCACGGACGGCAACTCACACGGGGTCGGTGTAAGTGTTTGGCGCGGCTACCCCGTCGAATCCGGTCGGACCACGTCGTAGCCGCCGTCCTCGCGGACCCCGAGGACGGCCCAGTCGTAGCTCGGGTCCCGGCGGCCGAGTCGGCGGCCGAGGTCCGCAGCGGTCGCCGCCGGTGTGACGAAACAGTGGATCTCCCCGGACTCCGGGAGCGGGTCGTCGTCGTCCAGGACGGTCACCGTGACGGTCCGCCACTTGTGTTCGGCTCTGAGTCCGCCCTCGGTGCGCGACACGCTGTAGCCGATGTCGTCGAAGAACGACCGGGCCTGCTCGTCGAGTGATGTGGTAGCGACACCCATCTGTCACGGTCTACCACGCCCCCTCGTATAAACGTTCCTCCCAGATGACTAGACGACACTCCCCGTCTCGTTCACTCGTGGGCGGCGTCCCACTCCTCGGCCTTGCGGAGGTTGCTACAGTCGTTACAGCGGATGCGTCCCATCGCGTCCATCGCGTTGTTGAACGTCTCGCAGTTGCCACAGAAGTAGCCCCAGCGGCGCTCCCGGTCGGCGTCGAGGTAGACGACGAAGAACGGTCCTTTCGTGCCCGTGTCGCCCTCGCTCCGGTCAACGTACAGCCGCTCGCCGTCGGGCCCCTCGCGTTCGTCCATAGCCCGACCTGTCGGGCCAGCGGCTAAACCACTGCGATCCGGGGCTACCGTCCGAGGTACGCCTCGAAGCAGGTGGGACAGTAGTCGATCCCGGCGGCCATCGGGAGGACGCTCACGAGTCTGAACGCCTCGTTGCACTTCGCACAGATGGT from Haloarcula litorea encodes:
- a CDS encoding DUF5789 family protein; amino-acid sequence: MGDDIDEARVHGVELGDLDSRLSEHDYPASAEEIVERYGDAELDLTDETTTLESVLGPHESTGQTYDSAEAVRTAIYNLVEEDAVGESGYSDRGGTARPDDGTESL
- a CDS encoding HPP family protein; the protein is MNLFEPLEGRPTTSEAALSTGRTLSLLALLVVLAWATGEPFLFPSLGPSAYALAVTPSAATSKWQRTVGGHLFGVLAGLLAYHALAPGLAVTDIPPALSLPGLRLVGAGFVSVGLTTAAMLRTDLRHAPACATTLIVGLGLLTSLFEAAIILFAIAILVVADHVVPAAGVDEPPQ
- a CDS encoding DUF7116 family protein; this translates as MGVATTSLDEQARSFFDDIGYSVSRTEGGLRAEHKWRTVTVTVLDDDDPLPESGEIHCFVTPAATAADLGRRLGRRDPSYDWAVLGVREDGGYDVVRPDSTG
- a CDS encoding DUF389 domain-containing protein; this translates as MIRWGYLVPPRLAIENITQVNAFSIPIVLTFVIAVFAGAAGALALATDLSVSLAGVAVAAAIVPAAAAIGLGIVWAKPALALGAMVLLLMNVLLINVSAFLALTAFGYRSESSTRVRDSLRVDGRTVGYGALAAVVAVLLVASVASTVQYLFLVETVNHNANEVFDREEYRDLELIDIQTDYSGPSVLAGQRERSGSVTVVVGRRTTAEYPRLAPVLRDRIAADVARAVTVRVRFVEYQVATPNSLGGAGVASTVGTARA
- the panB gene encoding 3-methyl-2-oxobutanoate hydroxymethyltransferase; amino-acid sequence: MPTVRDLQAMAGDERITMLTAYDAVTAGIVESAGVDVVLVGDSMGNAVLGHDDTLPVTVDEMASRVGAVARGTDEALVVADMPFLSFGADEGESVRNCGRMLKEEGANAVKLESGPHTLDLTERLSDLGIPVMAHLGLTPQSVNQTGYTQQASDRDEAAEILDLAQAHEEAGAFALVLEHVPANLAAQVTAAIDIPTIGIGAGGGCDGQVLVFTDVVGLADSSPPFAEQFGDARAEIATAVEEYVDAVESGTFPSEEHATTSEELDDLY
- a CDS encoding DUF5816 domain-containing protein, whose product is MDEREGPDGERLYVDRSEGDTGTKGPFFVVYLDADRERRWGYFCGNCETFNNAMDAMGRIRCNDCSNLRKAEEWDAAHE
- a CDS encoding metal-dependent hydrolase; this translates as MFVGHALLAFAVVATAARRLGRSPERSLRLGAVAGLFAAVPDVDVVYAPVGLALRSVQTLGPDAFWATANVIHRGPTHSLAMGTVLAVAVGLWATERRSARAASAALVAALVAVGAVGSGAVGGVVVLVYALAGLAVAAVARRCDVGAAATFGVALVGLLSHPFGDLFTGSPPPLLYPLDVALVTERVLLYPDPTGHLLAAFALELGVVWLAVRAYVRLSGHRLRELVSPRASLGAGYAAAALALPAPTLADSAHFVFSVLAVGVVGAPVRPLSGDDTRLRALVTGLTAVTLAAVAYAVAYGLL
- a CDS encoding dodecin; translated protein: MVFKKITLIGTSSESFDAAADDAIERAERTLDNLKWVEVDELGVEIASVEGREYQAEVTVAFELEE
- a CDS encoding GNAT family N-acetyltransferase, whose protein sequence is MIRPFEPDDEDALWDCKRAFELELGSGTGSEEKAAAYRAKLDAEYRASYFEWVDRCVGANERTVQVAEREGDVVGYAFVLPESMAHVWDAAVLNELYVDPDARGTGVADDLLAAALSVARDQSLPLDRLVLDVDPDNERATAFYDRWGFEPWGEMVARPL
- a CDS encoding mechanosensitive ion channel domain-containing protein codes for the protein MLQNAVTDALDELLRDASAVLPDLLSGLVFLIIAAIAIRLVMVVVRFALRRLFPGEAPVYRQFVAALVLVFLWFAVGLSFLSIVGLTLVAASLGTATGFLALGVSYALSGMIADAVAGVYLLRDPDFNPGDTITAGDTTGEVAAIELRKTRFDVDGDTVVRANADIEKRWTKVDSSE
- a CDS encoding HesB/IscA family protein, whose translation is MSSTTSDPDPGGTGLEVTEAAASEALDLLTGEGMDTDVAGLRLFVQQGGCAGLSYGMRFEHEPEEEDNVFERHDLRVFVDGASIDYVEGSVLDYEGGLQGAGFHVENPNVVSECGCGESFRT
- a CDS encoding DUF1328 family protein, producing MVALPTLGGAGRSLAAGIAPLQLGGGLIELAVLFFVLAIVAAVVGARGVAGLSMRIAKWLVLVFLVLAVVSLLL